In Deltaproteobacteria bacterium, one genomic interval encodes:
- a CDS encoding general secretion pathway protein GspD: MKFLNLILAVFTISLAQAENKIKMYYNNEELTKVIESYSKASGQKFVVDPSVRGKISIFLQEPVSIEEAFNQLSSALAVNGYAISKQGDTMVIKSARNIQRDLIEVSTERPSLKPERMYTWIYNVKNLPADSINRELRILTSKDGEISVNANTNQIVFTDWVSSLNRVAELMKEIDKQVDPATAKIVEASKKERESRRKEQASKKEEKTEKTEN, encoded by the coding sequence ATGAAGTTTTTAAATTTGATTTTAGCTGTTTTCACAATAAGCTTGGCTCAGGCAGAAAATAAAATAAAAATGTATTATAACAATGAAGAACTGACCAAAGTGATTGAATCCTACTCTAAGGCTTCAGGTCAAAAATTTGTTGTTGATCCTTCAGTTCGTGGCAAGATTTCAATTTTTTTACAGGAACCTGTTTCCATCGAAGAAGCCTTCAATCAATTATCTTCCGCTTTGGCAGTAAATGGTTATGCGATCAGCAAGCAAGGCGATACTATGGTGATCAAGTCTGCCAGAAATATTCAAAGAGATTTAATTGAGGTCAGCACGGAGCGACCTTCACTGAAGCCAGAAAGAATGTATACTTGGATTTATAATGTTAAAAATCTACCAGCCGATAGTATCAACCGAGAACTTCGCATTTTAACTTCTAAAGATGGTGAAATTTCAGTAAATGCCAATACCAATCAAATTGTTTTCACTGATTGGGTTTCAAGTTTAAACCGAGTTGCTGAGCTAATGAAAGAGATTGATAAACAAGTAGACCCAGCGACTGCCAAGATTGTTGAAGCTTCAAAAAAAGAACGAGAATCGAGAAGAAAAGAGCAGGCAAGTAAAAAAGAAGAGAAAACAGAAAAAACTGAAAACTAA
- a CDS encoding tyrosine-type recombinase/integrase, protein MHPFYKEQIEREMKIRGLSDDTISLYCDNLKIFMRNFKGIKPSDVTLAAVKKFSEKLKNQGQSHRYINMQLASVRFFYRHVCKANFDVGQIPRLKEHKKLPIVFSREEIKKVLDVTTNIKHKAMLATLYGTGMRINELVHLKVTDLNAKEGVIMIRHGKGNRQRLVPLSETLLNLLRQYWQQHKPDSVWVFPGLGKNKLVRVDYLSSLFRMAKKSVKFVNWAAATA, encoded by the coding sequence ATGCACCCATTTTATAAAGAACAAATTGAACGCGAGATGAAGATCAGAGGCCTCAGCGATGACACAATTTCACTATACTGTGATAACTTAAAAATCTTCATGCGCAACTTCAAGGGCATTAAGCCCAGCGACGTCACACTTGCAGCCGTCAAAAAATTCAGTGAGAAGCTGAAGAACCAAGGTCAGTCCCACCGGTATATCAATATGCAACTGGCCTCTGTCAGATTTTTTTATCGCCATGTTTGCAAAGCTAACTTTGACGTGGGACAGATCCCTCGACTGAAAGAACACAAAAAACTGCCCATCGTTTTTAGCCGCGAAGAGATTAAAAAAGTGTTGGACGTCACAACCAACATCAAGCACAAGGCCATGCTGGCAACTTTGTATGGCACTGGAATGAGGATCAACGAACTGGTTCACCTCAAAGTCACTGACCTCAATGCCAAGGAAGGTGTGATCATGATCAGGCATGGCAAGGGAAACCGACAAAGACTAGTTCCTTTATCAGAGACACTTTTGAATTTACTTCGCCAGTACTGGCAACAGCATAAGCCCGATTCTGTTTGGGTCTTTCCGGGTCTTGGCAAAAATAAACTGGTCCGTGTGGATTACCTGAGCTCGCTATTTCGTATGGCAAAAAAAAGTGTAAAATTCGTAAACTGGGCGGCTGCCACAGCCTAA
- a CDS encoding tail fiber domain-containing protein, producing MFLNTIPIEESESRTSKDWVVPTPSGTSGHGPDQIYFKFPSQNSKQDPPGHSFPKFGIGATGPSTMLHVLGSSGATIATFADGGATTCTVTPASTGFACSSDERLKKNIESFSDAASLENILQLRTVTYDWRSVDNGRHTGYIAQELEKVAPEFVRTGEDGFKQVNYTGLVPWITGAIKAFYAEFRASDEIKSREIASVNSKTDKLEAQNAAIKQENATIKQENAELKARLDQQEKELAAIKNKLGL from the coding sequence TTGTTTCTCAATACAATCCCCATAGAAGAATCGGAAAGCAGGACTTCGAAAGATTGGGTCGTTCCAACCCCCTCAGGAACCAGTGGCCACGGCCCTGATCAAATATATTTTAAATTTCCAAGTCAGAACTCAAAACAAGACCCCCCAGGCCACTCGTTCCCTAAGTTTGGCATAGGAGCTACAGGCCCTTCCACAATGCTTCATGTTCTTGGTTCTTCAGGTGCCACGATAGCTACTTTTGCTGATGGTGGTGCGACAACTTGCACCGTCACTCCAGCTTCAACGGGCTTTGCTTGCTCGTCAGATGAAAGGCTCAAAAAGAACATCGAATCATTTTCAGATGCCGCTTCTTTAGAGAACATTTTGCAACTAAGAACTGTGACTTATGATTGGCGCAGTGTCGATAACGGACGTCACACGGGTTACATCGCTCAAGAGCTTGAGAAAGTGGCTCCAGAATTCGTTAGAACTGGCGAGGATGGCTTTAAGCAAGTAAATTATACTGGGCTTGTGCCTTGGATTACGGGCGCTATAAAAGCGTTCTATGCGGAATTTAGGGCGTCAGATGAAATTAAGTCCCGAGAGATTGCTTCAGTAAATTCTAAGACTGATAAACTTGAGGCACAGAACGCAGCGATCAAGCAAGAAAATGCAACGATCAAACAAGAAAACGCTGAACTTAAGGCGCGCCTTGACCAACAAGAAAAAGAATTAGCGGCTATCAAAAATAAGCTCGGATTATGA
- a CDS encoding MotA/TolQ/ExbB proton channel family protein yields MNNHDRLGMNISTLIGFGVAALVLWFGVLHSTPNPKLFLDPHALILVCGGTLAAALIAFPIKKLIGFFDFFISGVLLKKNLKTVVIGEQIFRSYEMHKANHMDQLVNESGFHPFLVESVKMISRHQFEDHELEEILETRIESIKTAYLNDAKMLNALAKFPPAFGLLGASTGMIVMMTRLGSGGAETIGPAMAIALVATFWGIAVANLVFLPLSDYANKVALDEARQRKMIADSVRAMNKKCSIAFLTEITLGHLPMSDRMKFKERVRNFLIEKKEQMEMAGTQIIPITSDTTNNKVA; encoded by the coding sequence ATGAATAATCACGATAGGTTGGGTATGAATATATCTACACTCATTGGCTTTGGTGTCGCTGCGCTGGTTTTATGGTTTGGTGTTCTGCACTCAACACCTAATCCTAAACTTTTTCTAGATCCTCATGCATTAATATTGGTTTGTGGCGGAACTTTGGCTGCAGCTCTTATCGCTTTTCCCATAAAAAAATTAATTGGATTTTTTGACTTTTTCATTTCTGGGGTTCTACTTAAGAAAAATCTGAAAACTGTTGTGATTGGTGAGCAGATTTTTAGATCATATGAAATGCACAAGGCAAATCATATGGATCAATTGGTCAATGAAAGCGGCTTTCATCCTTTTCTGGTTGAGTCTGTCAAAATGATTTCTAGACATCAATTTGAAGATCATGAGCTTGAAGAGATTTTAGAGACTCGAATCGAATCTATCAAGACTGCCTATCTTAATGATGCTAAAATGCTTAATGCCTTAGCCAAGTTTCCGCCTGCTTTTGGTCTTCTAGGTGCCTCTACGGGAATGATCGTTATGATGACCCGCTTGGGAAGTGGAGGTGCTGAAACGATTGGTCCGGCCATGGCCATTGCACTGGTTGCAACCTTCTGGGGGATAGCTGTAGCAAACCTCGTATTTTTACCACTATCAGACTATGCTAATAAAGTCGCGTTGGACGAAGCGAGACAAAGAAAAATGATAGCAGATTCGGTAAGAGCCATGAATAAAAAGTGCTCTATTGCGTTTTTGACAGAAATCACTCTCGGTCATTTACCAATGTCAGATCGCATGAAGTTTAAAGAACGAGTACGCAATTTCCTTATCGAGAAGAAAGAACAAATGGAAATGGCAGGCACACAAATTATACCAATCACTTCAGATACAACTAACAATAAAGTAGCCTAG
- a CDS encoding LysR family transcriptional regulator: MIKYPIDPEYCLILNAFSHSGSLRGAAALLGMDPPSLVRKVRRLVSETNFLHKANNRWILSESGQKIAQWTEGIINEQKHLKEDKVRIRIGAFTWLAEEMLIPQFQLLSKKSNQEYSWSFHIIAKNLEQELIQSRVDFIVTGHAPNNPSVAHKKSSTYPWIAICPRDWKRKFEFVPEKEMATFLKELPYIRHAEVNPEQHLDFRPEQTFNCTLDGVIGVRSAVASGYGWSIVPAMSVQALIREKKVIKLDIRVKIKDEFSLWWLRERKDLRENAKTIFDWLSSFKIT, from the coding sequence ATGATAAAATATCCAATTGATCCTGAGTACTGCTTAATATTAAACGCTTTTAGCCATAGTGGCTCGTTAAGGGGCGCGGCTGCGCTACTGGGAATGGACCCGCCCTCATTAGTAAGAAAGGTACGTCGACTTGTTTCTGAAACGAACTTTTTACATAAAGCCAACAATAGATGGATTTTAAGTGAGTCAGGACAAAAGATAGCTCAGTGGACCGAAGGCATTATCAATGAACAAAAACATTTAAAAGAAGATAAAGTTCGTATTCGTATTGGCGCTTTTACCTGGCTAGCAGAAGAAATGCTGATCCCTCAGTTTCAGCTGTTATCAAAAAAATCAAACCAAGAATACTCGTGGTCATTTCATATTATTGCCAAGAATCTGGAACAAGAACTGATTCAAAGTCGAGTGGATTTTATTGTGACCGGTCATGCTCCCAATAATCCATCGGTAGCCCATAAGAAATCGAGCACTTATCCTTGGATCGCAATCTGTCCTAGAGATTGGAAAAGGAAATTTGAATTTGTCCCAGAAAAAGAGATGGCTACCTTTTTAAAAGAATTACCCTACATTAGACATGCTGAAGTGAATCCAGAACAACATTTGGATTTTAGGCCTGAACAAACATTTAATTGTACCCTTGACGGAGTCATAGGGGTCAGATCGGCAGTCGCCTCGGGGTACGGATGGAGTATCGTTCCCGCCATGTCGGTTCAAGCATTAATTCGTGAGAAGAAGGTGATCAAACTCGATATTCGAGTGAAAATAAAGGACGAGTTTTCCTTATGGTGGCTAAGAGAAAGAAAAGATCTCCGTGAAAACGCAAAAACTATTTTCGATTGGCTGAGTAGCTTTAAAATAACTTAA
- a CDS encoding septation protein IspZ — protein MRFLFPIQELELTLLRPNDKPKFPLNSFLFGGLLPIILFTLVEEYYGTAWGLVTALFFGFGELSFELWKYKKISKITLVGNFLIIFLGIISLFTQDGIWFKLQPGIIELGMVLFLWGSLLMKKPLLLSLAQQQNIQLPEVLLKEFPKLTFRIGVFFLIHAALAFWAAFYWSTTAWALLKGVGLMVTFVLYLIIEMWLLRSRIKIANQGVIPINAHLEEMEKR, from the coding sequence ATGAGATTCTTATTCCCAATTCAGGAACTGGAACTAACTTTGCTTAGACCGAATGATAAACCCAAATTCCCACTTAATTCATTTCTATTCGGAGGCCTCCTTCCCATCATTCTTTTTACTTTGGTTGAAGAGTACTATGGCACCGCCTGGGGACTTGTTACGGCTTTATTTTTTGGTTTTGGTGAACTGTCTTTTGAGTTATGGAAGTATAAAAAAATTTCTAAAATCACTTTAGTTGGAAATTTTTTAATTATTTTTTTAGGTATTATTTCACTTTTTACCCAAGATGGAATTTGGTTTAAGCTACAACCTGGAATTATTGAATTAGGAATGGTTCTCTTTCTTTGGGGATCTTTATTAATGAAAAAGCCACTGCTATTGTCTTTGGCTCAACAACAAAATATTCAATTACCTGAAGTCTTATTAAAAGAGTTCCCCAAGCTCACCTTTAGAATTGGTGTTTTCTTTTTGATTCATGCAGCTCTTGCCTTTTGGGCTGCATTTTACTGGAGCACCACCGCTTGGGCTCTCTTAAAAGGTGTGGGATTGATGGTTACCTTTGTTTTGTATTTGATTATCGAAATGTGGTTGCTTCGATCAAGAATAAAAATAGCTAATCAAGGAGTCATACCAATTAATGCCCATTTAGAAGAGATGGAGAAGAGATGA
- a CDS encoding tyrosine-type recombinase/integrase, producing MSYGKKKCKIRKLGGCHSLRHSFATHSLEDGTDLRKLQIVMGHQAISTTCIYLHVSRQSIVQIKSPFDKLLA from the coding sequence ATTTCGTATGGCAAAAAAAAGTGTAAAATTCGTAAACTGGGCGGCTGCCACAGCCTAAGGCACAGTTTTGCGACCCATTCACTCGAAGATGGCACTGATCTTCGTAAGCTACAAATCGTCATGGGGCATCAGGCAATTTCAACGACCTGTATTTACCTCCACGTCAGCAGACAAAGCATCGTCCAAATTAAAAGTCCTTTTGATAAGTTGCTGGCATGA
- a CDS encoding IS1380 family transposase — translation MTTDKNLLKKLKLSSTKDQLTMAAGLGTLIELFDQTELKNQFISCLPERTSHRSVGSYQMALTLMAAFLYGYDCLEDLDHFRNDPKLAELFGNPTAAARTHGDFLRDFDETHLKKLNEFLNLMSRHIFEQMQLQLPEQFKPKKLIIDVDSTSHEQHGEKMEGLAFNYKNEWCLDSQVSFNQIGLCHGFQLRPGNTKSGVDAESLIRQSFADGKKQVERKFKFNDFFRADSAYCKQDVIKTLVELGVLFTLTAHDGTTNWKELLENSGVTLSEWIYSQEEQERAAIKEKELPKIELTRMYWTPKWSEKEESKLVFPILVKRTWNKDKELELEKKGRQVSLFHDEGFKHEDPWDYYAVVTNFPLDLSTEKLVENSTTREKIKRYSIQEVFEHHQKRGNAENFIKEEKYGYDLKHFPCLKLNANYAYGQLAMVAHNILRWVAIMTKPEKPHFSKKLRKHFIFIPGKIVHHARQVFLKIMEFHYQGVRQLRERLRLNSERSPRQFSSA, via the coding sequence ATGACCACAGATAAAAACCTACTTAAAAAGTTAAAATTATCTAGCACCAAAGATCAACTCACTATGGCCGCAGGCCTTGGGACTTTGATTGAGCTCTTTGATCAAACAGAACTTAAAAATCAATTTATATCTTGCCTTCCTGAGCGTACATCTCATCGTTCTGTGGGTAGCTATCAAATGGCCTTAACCCTTATGGCAGCCTTTCTCTATGGCTATGATTGCTTAGAGGATTTAGATCATTTTCGTAATGATCCCAAACTTGCAGAGTTATTTGGCAACCCAACAGCCGCAGCTAGAACTCACGGCGATTTTTTAAGAGACTTTGATGAAACTCATCTAAAAAAACTAAATGAGTTTTTAAACCTCATGTCTCGTCATATTTTTGAACAGATGCAACTCCAATTGCCTGAACAGTTTAAACCTAAAAAACTTATCATCGATGTAGACTCCACATCCCATGAACAGCACGGTGAAAAAATGGAAGGTTTAGCATTTAATTATAAAAATGAATGGTGCCTAGATTCACAAGTAAGCTTTAATCAGATTGGTTTATGTCATGGTTTTCAATTAAGACCAGGGAACACTAAATCGGGTGTAGATGCTGAGAGTTTAATTCGACAGTCTTTTGCTGATGGCAAAAAACAAGTCGAGCGTAAATTTAAATTCAATGACTTCTTCAGGGCAGATAGTGCTTATTGCAAACAAGATGTTATTAAAACTCTTGTAGAACTTGGAGTTTTATTTACTCTTACAGCCCACGACGGAACAACTAATTGGAAGGAACTTCTAGAAAATAGCGGAGTTACCTTGAGTGAGTGGATTTATTCCCAAGAAGAACAAGAAAGAGCTGCAATAAAAGAAAAAGAACTCCCAAAAATTGAGCTCACCAGAATGTATTGGACGCCAAAGTGGTCTGAGAAAGAAGAGTCCAAATTAGTATTTCCTATTTTAGTTAAAAGAACTTGGAATAAAGATAAAGAGCTCGAGTTAGAAAAAAAAGGACGACAGGTTTCTTTATTTCATGATGAAGGTTTTAAACATGAAGACCCCTGGGATTATTACGCTGTGGTCACGAATTTTCCACTAGATTTATCCACAGAAAAACTTGTGGAAAACTCAACCACTAGAGAAAAAATAAAAAGGTATTCCATTCAAGAAGTTTTTGAACATCATCAAAAACGTGGCAATGCTGAGAATTTTATTAAAGAAGAAAAATATGGTTATGACTTAAAACATTTTCCGTGTTTGAAATTAAATGCTAACTACGCTTATGGACAGCTCGCCATGGTGGCCCACAATATTCTGAGATGGGTTGCTATCATGACAAAGCCAGAGAAGCCGCATTTTTCAAAGAAATTAAGAAAGCATTTTATTTTTATTCCAGGAAAAATTGTACATCATGCAAGACAAGTATTTTTAAAAATAATGGAATTTCATTACCAAGGAGTAAGGCAATTAAGAGAGAGATTGAGGTTAAACTCGGAAAGATCGCCTCGACAGTTCTCTTCGGCGTGA
- a CDS encoding IS91 family transposase has protein sequence MSTKPKYEVADIFRSCRPLLPPQSSHNNRVIDAIIKCRTQEMGGHIYRCDNEACGHEEQAYNSCRNRNCPKCQYSAKELWVEERVRELLPVAYYHVVFTVPHVFNELMMYNREILYNLVFQASQEAVKTHFINKYQATPGIISLLHTWGSNISYHVHTHMLITAGGIKKADAKMKTSEVWVDSKENYIFPVKGITEIYRAIYVKKLRKHLRKSKLKLPASLIKYPMAIEDLIDSSFKHDWVVYAAKPFLAPIHVLEYLGNYTHRIAFSNHRILKIENDRVYFTYKDYKDKEVLIKETSLACTDFCRRYLMHVVPRGFVRIRFYGFMANKSRKKNIEKARGLIAVMDPKKEVLDSEKLAVIIEDLKLKHKTDSDLCALCKIGTMQKYQDIPKIPGFRRDSS, from the coding sequence ATGAGCACCAAACCCAAGTACGAAGTTGCCGATATCTTTCGGTCGTGCCGGCCTCTGCTGCCCCCACAGTCATCCCACAATAATAGAGTCATCGATGCCATCATCAAATGTCGGACTCAAGAGATGGGTGGGCACATTTATCGCTGCGACAACGAGGCCTGTGGCCATGAAGAGCAGGCTTACAATTCTTGCCGCAATCGCAATTGTCCAAAATGTCAATACTCCGCCAAAGAACTTTGGGTCGAAGAGAGGGTCAGGGAGCTGTTGCCAGTTGCCTACTACCACGTTGTATTTACTGTGCCGCACGTGTTCAACGAGCTCATGATGTACAATCGGGAGATCCTTTACAATTTGGTTTTTCAAGCCTCCCAAGAAGCGGTCAAAACACATTTTATCAACAAGTACCAAGCCACCCCTGGCATCATAAGCCTTCTGCACACCTGGGGGAGCAATATTTCTTATCATGTTCATACCCATATGCTGATCACAGCTGGTGGAATAAAAAAAGCCGATGCCAAAATGAAGACCTCTGAAGTTTGGGTCGACTCTAAAGAAAACTATATCTTCCCGGTCAAAGGTATCACGGAGATTTATCGGGCAATCTATGTTAAAAAACTTCGAAAACACCTGAGGAAAAGCAAACTCAAGTTGCCTGCGAGTTTGATAAAATATCCGATGGCTATTGAGGATCTGATCGATTCATCATTCAAACATGATTGGGTGGTCTATGCGGCAAAGCCGTTTCTTGCGCCAATTCATGTTCTTGAGTACCTTGGCAACTATACCCATAGAATTGCATTTTCCAATCACCGCATCTTAAAAATTGAAAACGACCGAGTGTATTTCACCTATAAGGACTACAAAGACAAAGAGGTCTTGATCAAAGAGACAAGTCTTGCCTGCACAGATTTCTGTCGCAGATACCTGATGCACGTGGTTCCCAGGGGCTTTGTCAGAATCAGGTTTTATGGATTCATGGCCAACAAATCGAGAAAGAAGAATATTGAAAAAGCCAGAGGCCTGATCGCTGTCATGGACCCCAAAAAAGAAGTGCTAGATTCAGAAAAACTTGCCGTGATCATCGAAGACTTAAAGCTCAAACATAAAACGGACTCCGATCTTTGCGCGCTCTGCAAGATCGGCACAATGCAAAAATATCAGGACATTCCCAAAATTCCAGGATTTCGGAGGGACAGTTCATAG
- a CDS encoding dihydroorotase yields the protein MKYDLILKNATALIPTHPQDLRQRSNLIKEKIDIGISQGKISELGHISPHQGLKVLDLNNLIILPGIIDSQVHFREPGLTHKEDLESGTRAALLGGVTTIFEMPNTSPSTTTKELFLDKLDRAKNRCHTNYAFYIGASEENADQLSQLESLPHCCGVKVFMGSSTGSLLVEDDTLLETILKNTQKRLVVHCEDEQRLKERKSLLQDHPTVALHPLWRDPITSYNAVKRLVTLAENLNRKVHVLHVTCQEEVEYLAHHRRTASVEVLPQHLTLFAPECYERLGTKAQQNPPIREKNHQEALWKALTSGVIDVIGSDHAPHTLEEKARPYPQTPSGMPGVQTLLPIMLNHVHNNKLSLEKLTALLTENVRDVFNIQNKGRIQIGFDADFTIIDPKKERRIENNWIQSKSKWTVFDGMKVTGWPMISIINGTICMQEDEILIPNSGTGTNFA from the coding sequence ATGAAATATGATCTCATTTTAAAAAATGCAACTGCTTTGATCCCTACTCATCCCCAGGACCTTCGTCAAAGATCCAATTTGATAAAGGAAAAAATCGATATTGGCATCTCGCAAGGAAAAATTTCTGAATTAGGACATATTTCTCCCCATCAGGGGTTGAAAGTTCTAGATTTAAATAATTTAATCATCCTACCTGGAATTATTGATTCACAAGTGCACTTTAGAGAACCTGGCTTGACTCACAAAGAAGACTTAGAGTCTGGCACTAGGGCTGCTCTTCTTGGTGGAGTCACCACCATTTTTGAAATGCCAAACACAAGTCCTTCGACGACGACCAAAGAGTTATTTTTGGATAAATTAGACCGAGCTAAAAACAGATGCCATACGAACTATGCTTTCTATATTGGCGCCAGTGAAGAAAATGCAGATCAGTTAAGCCAACTAGAATCCTTACCTCATTGTTGCGGAGTAAAGGTTTTTATGGGCAGCTCCACGGGCTCGCTCTTAGTTGAGGACGATACCTTACTTGAAACCATTTTGAAAAATACTCAGAAACGATTGGTTGTCCACTGCGAAGATGAACAACGACTGAAAGAAAGAAAGAGTTTATTACAGGACCATCCCACTGTCGCCTTGCACCCCTTATGGCGTGACCCGATCACCTCCTATAATGCAGTTAAAAGGCTTGTCACTCTCGCTGAAAATTTAAATCGAAAAGTACACGTATTGCACGTCACTTGCCAAGAGGAAGTTGAATATTTAGCTCATCACAGGCGGACTGCATCCGTAGAAGTTTTGCCCCAACATTTAACACTTTTTGCTCCTGAATGCTATGAAAGGTTGGGCACTAAAGCCCAACAAAATCCACCTATCAGAGAAAAAAATCATCAGGAAGCTCTCTGGAAAGCCCTTACCAGTGGAGTTATCGATGTTATCGGCTCTGACCATGCACCTCACACCCTCGAGGAAAAAGCAAGACCCTATCCGCAAACTCCAAGCGGAATGCCTGGAGTTCAAACCTTGCTTCCCATCATGCTAAATCACGTTCACAACAATAAATTGTCTCTAGAAAAATTAACGGCGCTCTTAACTGAAAATGTCAGAGATGTTTTCAACATCCAAAATAAAGGTCGTATTCAAATTGGTTTTGATGCCGATTTTACCATCATTGATCCAAAAAAAGAACGCCGTATTGAAAATAATTGGATTCAATCTAAATCTAAGTGGACTGTTTTTGATGGAATGAAAGTGACAGGATGGCCTATGATAAGCATTATTAATGGGACCATTTGCATGCAAGAAGATGAGATTCTTATTCCCAATTCAGGAACTGGAACTAACTTTGCTTAG
- a CDS encoding undecaprenyl-diphosphate phosphatase, giving the protein MTIFQAFVLAVIEGITEFLPISSTGHMILTAHYLTIENPILLKSFEVIIQFGAILSVVFFYKNKFLKMDFIFYKKLILAFIPTGIIGFLLKNKIDLWLDSVHIVAWALVLGGIVLIACDFIFKPKENPKTFNNLNSLQIASLGLFQAIALIPGVSRSAATIVGGLVFKLSKKEAAEFSFFLAVPTMTAATLYKSVKIIPSITANDGGLILFGLVIAFMVAYFAIKFFIHVVGKYGFLYFGIYRIILGLLIILIE; this is encoded by the coding sequence ATGACCATCTTCCAAGCTTTTGTTTTAGCTGTTATCGAAGGAATAACAGAGTTTCTTCCTATTTCCTCCACAGGCCACATGATTCTAACGGCTCATTATTTGACTATTGAAAATCCAATCCTCTTAAAAAGCTTTGAAGTGATTATTCAATTTGGCGCCATTTTGTCAGTAGTCTTTTTCTATAAAAATAAATTCTTAAAAATGGATTTCATTTTTTATAAAAAACTGATTTTGGCATTTATCCCCACTGGGATTATTGGATTTTTATTAAAAAATAAAATTGATTTATGGCTGGACAGCGTCCACATTGTAGCATGGGCACTTGTTCTTGGTGGAATTGTATTAATAGCCTGTGACTTTATTTTCAAGCCTAAAGAAAATCCTAAAACCTTTAACAATCTCAACTCACTTCAGATTGCTAGTCTTGGTTTATTTCAAGCTATAGCCCTTATTCCTGGAGTCTCTAGATCAGCGGCAACTATAGTTGGAGGATTAGTTTTTAAGTTATCTAAGAAAGAAGCTGCTGAATTTTCATTCTTCCTAGCCGTTCCAACAATGACTGCCGCCACTTTATACAAATCAGTTAAAATTATTCCCTCAATCACTGCCAATGACGGCGGACTTATTTTGTTTGGTTTAGTGATCGCCTTTATGGTTGCTTATTTTGCCATTAAATTCTTTATTCATGTCGTTGGAAAATATGGATTTTTATATTTTGGAATTTATAGAATAATCTTAGGATTACTGATCATTTTAATAGAATAG